One region of Pseudoalteromonas sp. R3 genomic DNA includes:
- the ilvN gene encoding acetolactate synthase small subunit, with product MRRILAILLENEPGALSRIVGLFSQRAYNIDSLTVGTTDDKTLSRITITTHGDDRVVEQITKQVNKLVDVLKIIDLTETAHIERELLLAKVFAGNEQTRAAVTRVTDVFGGLILDMGKRSYTVQLASSSDKIESFLDMLRHESDIIEIVRSGTVGIGRGDKALRA from the coding sequence ATGCGTAGAATATTGGCTATTTTACTTGAAAACGAACCGGGCGCCTTGTCGCGCATTGTGGGATTATTTTCTCAGCGCGCATATAATATAGACAGCTTAACGGTAGGTACAACCGACGATAAAACACTTTCTCGCATTACCATAACGACACATGGAGATGACAGAGTTGTTGAGCAGATAACTAAACAGGTAAACAAACTCGTAGACGTGCTAAAAATCATTGACCTCACTGAAACTGCTCATATCGAACGGGAGCTATTGCTCGCGAAGGTGTTTGCTGGCAATGAGCAAACCAGAGCCGCTGTGACACGTGTAACTGACGTCTTTGGTGGTCTCATACTGGATATGGGCAAACGCAGTTATACCGTACAACTGGCAAGCAGCAGTGACAAGATAGAGTCATTTCTGGATATGCTCAGGCATGAAAGCGATATTATTGAAATCGTGCGTTCCGGAACCGTAGGTATTGGGCGAGGAGATAAAGCGCTAAGAGCTTAA